CGACGTGAACACCTCGACGACGTCGCCGCTCTTGAGCTCGGACTCCAGCGGCACGAGGCGCCCGTTGACCTTCGCCCCCATCGTCCGGTGACCGACCTCGGTGTGGACCGCGTAGGCGAAGTCCACGGGCGTCGCCCCCGCGGGCAGGCCGATGACCTTGCCCTTGGGCGTGAAGACGTAGACCTCCTTCGCGCCGATCTCGAAGCGCAGCGAGTCGAGGAACTCGCCGGGGTCGGCCGTCTCGGCCTGCCAGTCCGAGATGTGCGCGAGCCAGGCCATGTCGGTGTCGAGCGCCTTGGCGTCGGACTTCCCGCCGCCGGACATCTGCTCCTTGTACTTCCAGTGCGCCGCGACGCCGTACTCGGCCTGCTGGTGCATCTCGTGCGTGCGGATCTGGATCTCGACCGTGCGCCCGCCCGGCCCGATCACGGTGGTGTGCAGCGACTGGTACAGGTTGAACTTGGGCGTGGCGATGTAGTCCTTGAACCGCCCCGGCAGAGGCGTCCAGCGCGCGTGGATCGAGCCCAGCACGGCGTAGCAGTCGCGGACGCTGCCGACGATGATCCGGATGCCGATGAGGTCGTAGATGTCGTCGAACTCGCGTCCGCGCACGACCATCTTCTGGTAGACGGAGTACAGCTGCTTGGGGCGGCCCATGACCCGCCCCCGGATGCGGAGCTCGCGCAGGTCGGCGTCGACCGCGTCGATGACGTTCTGCACGTACTGCTCGCGCTGGGGCGTGCGCTGCTTGACGAGGCTCTCGATCTCGGCGAAGAGCTTGGGATGAAGGACCGCGAACGACAGGTCCTCGAGCTCGGACTTGATCGTCTGGATGCCGAGGCGGTGCGCCAGCGGTGCGTAGATCTCGAGGGTCTCGGTCGCCTTGCGCTTGGCGCTCTCGGGCGGGACGAATCCCCACGTGCGCGCGTTGTGCAGGCGGTCGGCGAGCTTGATCAGCAGCACGCGGATGTCCTTGGACATCGCCACGATCATCTTGCGCACGGTCTCGGCCTGCGCGCTCTCGCCGTACTTGACCTTGTCGAGCTTGGTCACGCCGTCGACGAGCATGGCGACCTCGTCGCCGAAGTCCGCGGTCAGCTGCTCGAGGCTGTAGGAGGTGTCCTCGACGGTGTCGTGGAGGAGCGCAGCGGCGATCGCCCGCGGTCCCAGCCCCAGGTCGGCGAGGATCTGCGACACCGCGAGCGGGTGCGTGATGTACGGCTCGCCGCTGCGACGGGTCTGCCCGGTGTGCGCCTCGTCGGCGACCTTGTAGGCCCGTTCGACGATCGCCAGGTCGCCACGCGGATGATGCGTGCGCACCGTCCGCAGCAGCTGCTCGACGTCATCGCGGCGCGCCGAGCGCGAGAAGATGCGCGGCACGAGCCGCCGCAGGGACGTGGGCCCGGGGGGCACCGTCTCGGACATGTGCGATCCCCCTCCCTGGATCAGACCATCGTACGCCCCGGCGGGCGGGCGTCAGACCGGCTGTCCGGCCCGCTCCCGCGATTCGAGCACGCGCGCGTTCCGGCTCTTGATGTCGGGCTCGCCCTCGCGGAACAGCGAGTACAGGGGTGCCGCCACGAAGAGGGTCGAGTAAGCCGCGACGATGATGCCGACGAAGATCGCCAGCGAGATGTCGCTCAGGGTCTGCGCCCCCAGCCAGAAGGCGCCGATGAACAGGATCGCGCCGACCGGCAGGATCGCGACGACCGTCGTGTTGATCGACCGCACGAGCGTCTGGTTGACCGCGAGGTTGACCGACTCGCCGAACGTGCGGCCGGATATCTCGCCGTCCTCGCTCGTGTTCTCTCGGATCTTGTCGAAGACGACGGTCGTGTCGTACAGCGAGTAGGCGAGGATCGTGAGGAATCCGATGACCGCGGCGGGCGAGATCGGGAATCCGGCGAGGGCGTAGACGCCGACCGTGATGATCAGCACGTCGACGAGGCCGAGGATCGCCGCGGCCGACATCTTCCACGTGCGGAAGTACAGCGCCAGGATGATGAAGGTCAAGGCGAGGAAGATCGCCAGGCCCCACAGCGACTGACGGGTGACGTCCGCTCCCCAGCTCGGGCCGATGAAGGACGACGTCACCTCGCTGGAGGGCACGCCGTACACGTCCGCCAGAGCTGCGCTGACCGCGCGCGTGTCGGCATCGGTCATCTGGTCGGTCTGCACGCGCACCGCGGAGTCGCCGACGGTGGTCACCTTCGTGGTGGCGTCCGGCACGACCGACTGCACCGCGGACGTCGCCAGCGACTGGTCGGGGCTGCTCAGACCCGTGACCGTGAACTGCGAGCCGCCGGTGAACTCGATCGAGAACTGGATCGGACGCACCAGCGGGACCAGCACCGAGCCGATCACGAGGACGGCGGCGATGATGAACCACAGGCGCCGGCGCCCGACGAACGGGAACGAGATCTTGCCGGAGTACAGGTCATTGCCGAAGCGGCTCATGGCGCCCATCAGCGCTCCCCCTCCTGGGTCGTGCTGGACGGTTTCGAGGCGCTCTGATTCGACGCGGCGAGCTCCGCCTGCTTGCGCTCGGCGATCGTCTGACGTCGCTGGGCCTCGCCGCGCGAGCGGGCAGAGCGTCCCTTCGCGGTGCTCGCGACCGGGGCGCGGAACTGCGCGCGGCCGCGGTACACGGCGCCGAGAGCGTCGGGGTCCAGGCCCGAGAGCGGGTGGCCGGAGCCGAAGAACCGCGTGCGCGCCAGCAGCTGCATGACCGGATGCGTGAAGATGATGAAGATCAGGACGTCGATCGCGGTGGTCAGCCCCAGCGTGAACGCGAAGCCCTTCACGGTCGCGTCGGCGAGGATATACAGCACGACGGCGGCGAGGATGTTGATCGACTTCGAGATGTAGATCGTGCGCTTCGCACGCGACCAGCCGTCCTCGACGGCGCTCGTGATCGACTTGCCGTCGCGCAGCTCGTCGCGGATGCGCTCGAAGTAGACGATGAACGAGTCGGCCGTGAATCCGATCGCGACGATCAGACCGGCCACACCGGCCAGCGACAGGCGGAAGCCCATGCGCCACGCCAGGATGCAGATCACGATGTACGTGAGCACCGCCATGACGCCGAGCGACGCGATGATCACCATGCCGAGCGCGCGATAGACGATGAGCGAGTAGACCGCGACCAGGGCGAGACCGATCAGGCCCGCGATCAGGCCGATCTGCAGCTGCTGCGAGCCCAGTGTCGCCGAGATGGTGTCGGAGCTGACGACCTCGAAGCTCAGCGGGAGCGCGCCGTACTTGAGCTGGTCGGCGAGGGTCTGGGCGGTCTCCTGCGTGAACGAGCCGGTGATGCTCGGCTTGCCGTCGAGGATGACGCCGTTCATCGCCGGGGCGGAGAGCACCGAGCCGTCCAGCACGAACGCGAACTGGTTCAGCGGCGCGGTGGCGCCGTAGAGCCGCTGGCTGATCTCGCCGAAGATCTGGGTGCCCTCGGCGTCGAAGGTGAGGTTGACCGCCCACACGCCGTTGGTCTGCTGCAGTCCGAAGGTGGCGTCCGTGATCGAGGAGCCGTCGAGCTCGACCGGTCCGAGGATGTACTTGATCGTGTTGTCGGCGTCGCACGTGATCAGCGGCTGGTCCGTCGGAGCACTCGCCGGATCGTTGGCGGCATCCGTGCAGTCGTAAGCCAGGTACTCCGCGAACAGCGCGTCGGTGATCCACGCCTGGTCGCTGCCGTTGGTCGGCTCGACCGTCGGGGTCGCGTTCAGCGTCGGATCGGGCGTCGGATAGGGAGTGGGCTCCCCGTCCTCGCCCACGAAGGTGTTCGCCGGCTCGCCGGCGTAAAGCACCGCGCGCAGCTGGAGCTGCGCCGAGGCCTCGATCCGCTGGCGGGTCTGCTCGTCGGCTTCGCCCGGGATCTGGACGACGATGTTCTTGCCGCCCTCGGTGGTCACATCCGCCTCGCCGACACCCGACGCGTCCACGCGCTGACGGATGATCGTCACCGCTTGGTTCATCTGCTCGGTCGACGGGTCCGCGCCATCGGCGGTCTGCGCCTCGAGGATGATCTGCGTGCCGCCCTGGAGGTCGAGCGCCAGCGAGGGCGTCCACGAGCTCTCGTTGAACACGTACACGCCCAGGGCGTTGATGCCGAACAGGACGGCGGTGATGACGAGGAGTCCGGTCAGTGCGCGCCAGGCGCGCCGGACGGGGGTGGGGGTGGCCACAGATCAGCTCTTTCGATGCCCGCGGGGGCGGTTCAGACGTTGTTGGGCTTGTCGTCCGCGTCGGCGTCGGTCGCGTCGTCGGCGGCCTCGGCGATCTCGTCGTCGGCGGGGTTCGGGCCCACCACGCGCAGGATCGCCTGGCTGTGCACCTTGATCTCGACGCCGGGGGCGATCTCGACCAGGGCGGGCTGGTCGAGGTTGTCGGCGTCGTACTCGACGATGGTGCCGTAGAGGCCGCCCTGCAGCAGCACCTCGGCGCCGGGGACGGTCTGCCGGGCGCGCTGCTCCTGCTCGGCCTTCTGCTTCTGCATGCGCCGGCGGGAGCTCCAGAACATGAAGACCAGGAGAACGACCAGAAGGACGATGAGGCCGTACTGGCCGATGAATTCCTCGAAGCTCATGGAGAAGAAGGCGCCTTTCGGGTTCGGCACGCGCCAGAGCGACGCTGCCGGTGCAAGGGGTGTTCGGGCGAAAGCCTCCAGCGATTATAGGTCATCGAGTTCGAGCACCGAGTCGGCCACGGGCGCGCCCAGGTGCCGATAGGCCTCGCGCGTGGCGATGCGGCCACGGGGCGTGCGGCCCATGAACCCGATCCGGACCAGGTACGGCTCCACCACCGACTCGATCGTCTCGGCCTCCTCGCCCACCGTCACCGCGAGGGTGCCGAGCCCCACCGGACCGCCGCGGAAGCGCCGCACGAGCGCATCGAGCACCGCGCGGTCGAGCCGGTCGAGCCCGATCGCGTCGACGTCGTAGAGGTCGAGGGCGGCGTCCACCGACGCGGTGTCGGCCGCGTGCCCGTCGCCGTGGACGATCAGATAGTCGCGCACGCGACGCAGCAGCCGGTTCGCGATGCGCGGCGTCCCTCGGGACCGCCGCGCGATCTCGGCGCGGGCGGCCGCGGGGACCTTCACCCCCAGCATCACCGCGGAGCGCTCGATCACCTGCTCGAGCTCGGCGGGGTCGTAGTACTCCAGATGCGCCGTGAAGCCGAACCGGTCGCGCAGCGGGTTCGGGAGCAGCCCCGATCGCGTCGTCGCGCCGACGAGGGTGAACGGAGCGAGGTCCAGGGGGATGCTCGTCGCCCCGGCGCCCTTGCCGACCATGATGTCGATGCGGAAGTCCTCCATCGCGAGGTAGAGCATCTCCTCGGCCGAGCGCGCCATGCGGTGCACCTCGTCGATGAAGAGCACCTCACCCGGCGTGAGGCTCGACAGCAGCGCGGCGAGGTCGCCGGCATGCTGGATCGCCGGTCCGCTCGACAGCCGCAGCGGCCGACCGCTCTCGTGCGCCACGATCATCGCCAGCGTCGTCTTGCCCAGCCCCGGCGGCCCCGACAGCAGGATGTGATCGGCGGGGCGCTGCTGGATCCGTGCGGCGTCGAGCAGCAGCTGAAGCTGGCCGCGCACCTTCTGCTGGCCGACGAAGTCCGTCAGCGAGGTCGGACGCAGGGCCCCCTCGATCGCGAGCTCGGTGTCGTCGGCGGGTTCGCCGGCATCGCGCACCTCAGCCACCGACCGGCTCCTTGCGCGCCGGTCCCAGCACCGCGAGCGTCAGGCGCAGCAGGGCCTGCACCGAGGCGCGGTCGCCCGGGGCCGCGCTCTCGGCGACGCCCGCAACGGCCTCCGCAGCGACGCGCTCGGTCCAGCCGAGTCCCGTGAGCGCGACGACGACCTGCGCCGAGACGTCGCCCCCGCCGCCGCCGGCCGCGGCCGCGGCCGGACGGTGCGACGGCAGCTTGCCGGCCAGCTGCACGACGATCAGCTTGGCGGTCTTCGGGCCGATCCCCGACACGCGCCGGAAGGGCGCGTCGTCGTCCGCCGCGACGGCATCCGCGATCTGGTCCACCGTCAGCGACGAGAGCACGCCGAGAGCCGACTTCGGACCGACGCCGGTGACCCCCAGCAGCAGCGCGAAGACCGAGAGCTCTTCGCGCTCGGCGAAGCCGTAGAGCGACAGCGCATCCTCGCGCACGATCAGGCTCGTGTGCAGCATGATCCGGTCGCCCACGTGACAGCTCCCGGCGATCTGGGGCGGAACGGCGACGGACAGGCCCACTCCCCCGACGTCGACGACGACCGCGTCGGCTTCTCGGTGGAGGACGGCTCCGCTCACTGACGAGATCATGCTGCGAGCCTACGGCCCGCTTCGGACGTTTGTTCGAGCGACACGCTCAGCGCGCCACGCCGCGTTCGGCGCGGGCCCACGCGAGCTGGGCGGGCGTGAGGGCCCCGCCCGCGGGCGCTGCGGCGCTGCGTCCGCGCCACGCGTGGCACAGTGCGAGCGCCAGCGCATCCGCCGCATCGGCGGGCGACGGCGGCGCGTCCAGGCGCAGGATGCGCGCGACCATCGCCTGCACCTGCCGCTTGTCGGCGGAGCCGTAGCCGGTGATGGCCGCCTTCACCTCGCTGGGCGTGTGCGTCGCAGCCGGGATGCCCCGCTCGCCGGCCACCAGCAGCGCCACTCCGCTCGCCTGCGCGGTCCCCATGACGCTGCGGCGGTTGTGCTGGGCGAAGACGCGCTCGACGGCGACGACATCGGGGGCGTGGAGGTCGACGACGGAGCGGATGCCGCCGGCGATCGCCGCGAGGCGGTCCTCGATCGCGGCATCCGGCGCCGAGCGCACGACGCCGACGTGGACGAGCGTCGCGGAGCGATCGGGCCGCACGTCGACGACGCCGACGCCGCAGCGCGTCAGTCCCGGGTCGATGCCGAGGACGCGCTGGATTCCGCTGCGGGAGGAGCTGGTCACCTCTCCACGCTAGGCGGACGCGCGGGCGCGCCCCGGAAGGCGCGCCCGCCCCGCGTCACTCGTCGTCGTCGTCCTCGAGCTCGGACTGCACCTCGGCGGACAGGTCGAAGTTGCTGAAGACGTTCTGCACGTCGTCGCTGTCCTCGAGGGCGTCGATGAGACGGAAGATCTTGCGCGCGGTGTCGGCGTCGATCTCGACCTTCAGATTGGGGACGAACTCGACGTCGGCCGACTCGTATTCGATGCCGGCGTCCTGCAGGGCGCTGCGGACCGTGACCAGATCGGTCGCCTCGGTGAGGACCTCGAACCCCTGCGCGTGCGGCTCGACCTCTTCGGCGCCGGCGTCCAGGACCGCCATCATGACGTCGTCCTCGGTGGTGTCCTCACCCGAGACGACGATGACGCCCTTGCGTGTGAAGTTGTAGGCGACGCTTCCCGGGTCGGCGAGCGTGCCGCCGTTTCGCGTGAGGGCGGTGCGCACCTCGGCGGCGGCGCGGTTCTTGTTGTCGGTCAGACACTCGATCATGAGCGCCACGCCGTTGGGGCCGTAGCCCTCGTACATGATCGACGAGTACTCGACGGCCTCGCCGCCGATGCCCGCGCCGCGCTTGATCGCGCGGTCGATG
This region of Microbacterium thalassium genomic DNA includes:
- a CDS encoding RelA/SpoT family protein translates to MSETVPPGPTSLRRLVPRIFSRSARRDDVEQLLRTVRTHHPRGDLAIVERAYKVADEAHTGQTRRSGEPYITHPLAVSQILADLGLGPRAIAAALLHDTVEDTSYSLEQLTADFGDEVAMLVDGVTKLDKVKYGESAQAETVRKMIVAMSKDIRVLLIKLADRLHNARTWGFVPPESAKRKATETLEIYAPLAHRLGIQTIKSELEDLSFAVLHPKLFAEIESLVKQRTPQREQYVQNVIDAVDADLRELRIRGRVMGRPKQLYSVYQKMVVRGREFDDIYDLIGIRIIVGSVRDCYAVLGSIHARWTPLPGRFKDYIATPKFNLYQSLHTTVIGPGGRTVEIQIRTHEMHQQAEYGVAAHWKYKEQMSGGGKSDAKALDTDMAWLAHISDWQAETADPGEFLDSLRFEIGAKEVYVFTPKGKVIGLPAGATPVDFAYAVHTEVGHRTMGAKVNGRLVPLESELKSGDVVEVFTSKNPDAGPSQDWLSFVTSTRARNKIRGWFTKERREEAIEQGKDAIARAMRRQNLPLQRLMSQDSFTEVAHQLRYEDVSALYAAIGEGHVSTQSVIEKVTALVRASETATGPIDLPEVGRSRAPRGGDSGILVRGAPDILVKLAKCCTPVPGDQIVGFVTRGSGVSVHRADCTNVKSLMQDPARLIEVEWAPTSKSVFLVQIQVEALDRSGLLSDVTRVLSEHHVNILSATVQTSNDRLAISRFVFEMGDIVHLDRVLNAVRRIDAVYDVYRVTSS
- the secF gene encoding protein translocase subunit SecF, with the translated sequence MGAMSRFGNDLYSGKISFPFVGRRRLWFIIAAVLVIGSVLVPLVRPIQFSIEFTGGSQFTVTGLSSPDQSLATSAVQSVVPDATTKVTTVGDSAVRVQTDQMTDADTRAVSAALADVYGVPSSEVTSSFIGPSWGADVTRQSLWGLAIFLALTFIILALYFRTWKMSAAAILGLVDVLIITVGVYALAGFPISPAAVIGFLTILAYSLYDTTVVFDKIRENTSEDGEISGRTFGESVNLAVNQTLVRSINTTVVAILPVGAILFIGAFWLGAQTLSDISLAIFVGIIVAAYSTLFVAAPLYSLFREGEPDIKSRNARVLESRERAGQPV
- the secD gene encoding protein translocase subunit SecD — encoded protein: MATPTPVRRAWRALTGLLVITAVLFGINALGVYVFNESSWTPSLALDLQGGTQIILEAQTADGADPSTEQMNQAVTIIRQRVDASGVGEADVTTEGGKNIVVQIPGEADEQTRQRIEASAQLQLRAVLYAGEPANTFVGEDGEPTPYPTPDPTLNATPTVEPTNGSDQAWITDALFAEYLAYDCTDAANDPASAPTDQPLITCDADNTIKYILGPVELDGSSITDATFGLQQTNGVWAVNLTFDAEGTQIFGEISQRLYGATAPLNQFAFVLDGSVLSAPAMNGVILDGKPSITGSFTQETAQTLADQLKYGALPLSFEVVSSDTISATLGSQQLQIGLIAGLIGLALVAVYSLIVYRALGMVIIASLGVMAVLTYIVICILAWRMGFRLSLAGVAGLIVAIGFTADSFIVYFERIRDELRDGKSITSAVEDGWSRAKRTIYISKSINILAAVVLYILADATVKGFAFTLGLTTAIDVLIFIIFTHPVMQLLARTRFFGSGHPLSGLDPDALGAVYRGRAQFRAPVASTAKGRSARSRGEAQRRQTIAERKQAELAASNQSASKPSSTTQEGER
- a CDS encoding preprotein translocase subunit YajC; this translates as MSFEEFIGQYGLIVLLVVLLVFMFWSSRRRMQKQKAEQEQRARQTVPGAEVLLQGGLYGTIVEYDADNLDQPALVEIAPGVEIKVHSQAILRVVGPNPADDEIAEAADDATDADADDKPNNV
- the ruvB gene encoding Holliday junction branch migration DNA helicase RuvB encodes the protein MAEVRDAGEPADDTELAIEGALRPTSLTDFVGQQKVRGQLQLLLDAARIQQRPADHILLSGPPGLGKTTLAMIVAHESGRPLRLSSGPAIQHAGDLAALLSSLTPGEVLFIDEVHRMARSAEEMLYLAMEDFRIDIMVGKGAGATSIPLDLAPFTLVGATTRSGLLPNPLRDRFGFTAHLEYYDPAELEQVIERSAVMLGVKVPAAARAEIARRSRGTPRIANRLLRRVRDYLIVHGDGHAADTASVDAALDLYDVDAIGLDRLDRAVLDALVRRFRGGPVGLGTLAVTVGEEAETIESVVEPYLVRIGFMGRTPRGRIATREAYRHLGAPVADSVLELDDL
- the ruvA gene encoding Holliday junction branch migration protein RuvA, which produces MISSVSGAVLHREADAVVVDVGGVGLSVAVPPQIAGSCHVGDRIMLHTSLIVREDALSLYGFAEREELSVFALLLGVTGVGPKSALGVLSSLTVDQIADAVAADDDAPFRRVSGIGPKTAKLIVVQLAGKLPSHRPAAAAAGGGGGDVSAQVVVALTGLGWTERVAAEAVAGVAESAAPGDRASVQALLRLTLAVLGPARKEPVGG
- the ruvC gene encoding crossover junction endodeoxyribonuclease RuvC, with protein sequence MTSSSRSGIQRVLGIDPGLTRCGVGVVDVRPDRSATLVHVGVVRSAPDAAIEDRLAAIAGGIRSVVDLHAPDVVAVERVFAQHNRRSVMGTAQASGVALLVAGERGIPAATHTPSEVKAAITGYGSADKRQVQAMVARILRLDAPPSPADAADALALALCHAWRGRSAAAPAGGALTPAQLAWARAERGVAR
- a CDS encoding YebC/PmpR family DNA-binding transcriptional regulator, with translation MSGHSKWATTKHKKAVIDARRAKSWAKLIKNIEVAAKLGGPDLAGNPTLYDAVLKAKKTSVPKDNIDRAIKRGAGIGGEAVEYSSIMYEGYGPNGVALMIECLTDNKNRAAAEVRTALTRNGGTLADPGSVAYNFTRKGVIVVSGEDTTEDDVMMAVLDAGAEEVEPHAQGFEVLTEATDLVTVRSALQDAGIEYESADVEFVPNLKVEIDADTARKIFRLIDALEDSDDVQNVFSNFDLSAEVQSELEDDDDE